In Streptomyces chartreusis NRRL 3882, the following are encoded in one genomic region:
- a CDS encoding ATP-dependent Clp protease proteolytic subunit: MTRPSARYVLPEFTERTASGQRSMDPYSKLLEERIVFLGTPVDETSANDVMAQFMYLEHQAPDRDISLYINSPGGTFHAMSAIYDTMQYVACDVVTTCLGQAGAAASVLLAAGTPGKRSVLPDARVVIHQPALPEPVRGQASDLAIQADELTRIRTRMEEMLARHTGRTREQVSADIERDKVLTAQEAVEYGLVDRIIPNRKATLAPPTGE; encoded by the coding sequence ATGACCCGACCGTCCGCCCGTTACGTGCTGCCCGAGTTCACCGAACGCACGGCGTCCGGACAACGGTCGATGGATCCGTACTCGAAGCTGCTGGAGGAGCGGATCGTCTTCCTCGGGACGCCGGTGGACGAGACCTCGGCGAACGACGTGATGGCCCAGTTCATGTACCTCGAGCACCAGGCCCCCGACCGTGACATCTCGCTCTACATCAACTCCCCCGGCGGCACCTTCCACGCCATGTCGGCCATCTACGACACGATGCAGTACGTCGCCTGCGACGTGGTGACGACCTGCCTGGGCCAGGCCGGCGCGGCCGCTTCGGTGCTGCTGGCGGCGGGCACGCCCGGCAAGCGATCCGTGCTGCCGGACGCGCGGGTGGTGATCCATCAGCCCGCCCTGCCCGAGCCGGTCCGCGGACAGGCCAGCGATCTGGCGATCCAGGCCGACGAGTTGACACGCATCCGGACCCGCATGGAGGAGATGCTCGCACGGCACACGGGGCGCACCCGGGAGCAGGTGAGCGCGGACATCGAGCGCGACAAGGTCCTCACCGCCCAGGAGGCGGTGGAGTACGGCCTGGTGGACCGGATCATCCCCAACCGCAAGGCCACCCTGGCCCCGCCGACCGGAGAGTGA
- a CDS encoding urease subunit gamma: MQLTPHEQERLLIHVAADVAEKRRARGLRLNHPEAVALITSHILEGARDGRTVAELMSSGRTLLTRDDVMEGVPEMIHDVQVEATFPDGTKLVTVHEPIV; the protein is encoded by the coding sequence GTGCAACTGACCCCGCACGAGCAAGAGAGACTGCTGATCCACGTGGCGGCCGACGTGGCCGAGAAGCGCCGGGCCCGTGGGCTCAGGCTCAACCACCCCGAGGCGGTCGCCCTCATCACGTCGCACATCCTCGAAGGCGCCCGTGACGGCCGTACCGTCGCCGAGCTCATGTCCTCCGGACGCACGCTGCTCACCCGGGACGACGTCATGGAAGGCGTCCCGGAGATGATCCACGACGTCCAGGTCGAGGCCACCTTCCCGGACGGCACCAAGCTCGTCACCGTCCACGAGCCCATCGTCTGA
- a CDS encoding urease accessory protein UreF yields MSRAALLVLADGRFPAGGHAHSGGAEAAVKAGRISGAASLADFCRGRLHTAGSVAAALSAAAALGIDPVMLDRAADARTPSPALRVAARKLGRQLMRAARATWPSAELDALAREFPKGAHQPVVLGLAARAAGLGPVDAAYCAAYESVSGPATATVRLLSLDPFDATGVLARLAPEVDRVVDRAVQAARRVVDEGVDALPAGSAPLLEIGAEVHAAWPVRLFAS; encoded by the coding sequence ATGTCACGTGCGGCACTGCTCGTCCTGGCCGACGGCCGCTTCCCCGCCGGCGGCCACGCCCATTCCGGCGGGGCGGAGGCGGCGGTCAAGGCCGGGCGAATCAGCGGGGCGGCGAGCCTGGCGGACTTCTGCCGGGGGCGCCTGCACACGGCCGGTTCGGTCGCGGCGGCCCTTTCGGCGGCTGCCGCGCTGGGGATCGACCCCGTCATGCTGGACCGTGCCGCGGACGCCCGTACGCCCTCGCCCGCGCTGCGGGTCGCCGCGCGCAAGCTGGGGCGGCAGCTGATGCGGGCCGCCCGGGCGACCTGGCCGTCCGCCGAGCTGGACGCCCTGGCCCGGGAGTTCCCCAAGGGCGCCCATCAGCCGGTGGTACTCGGGCTGGCGGCGCGGGCGGCCGGGCTGGGGCCGGTCGACGCGGCGTACTGCGCGGCGTACGAGAGCGTGAGCGGGCCCGCCACGGCGACGGTGCGGTTGCTGAGTCTGGATCCCTTCGACGCGACGGGGGTGCTGGCCCGGCTGGCGCCGGAGGTGGACCGCGTCGTGGACCGGGCGGTGCAGGCGGCACGGAGGGTGGTCGACGAGGGGGTCGACGCGCTGCCGGCGGGGTCGGCGCCGCTGCTCGAGATCGGGGCGGAGGTGCACGCGGCCTGGCCCGTGCGGCTCTTCGCCTCATAG
- the ureG gene encoding urease accessory protein UreG has protein sequence MHLDHDHTHDGPGAVSADALRPDGSRRALRIGLGGPVGSGKTATVAALCRALRDELSLAVVTNDIYTREDAEFLLREAVLPPERISAVETGACPHTAIRDDISANLEAVEDLEDAVGPLDLVLVESGGDNLTATFSKGLVDAQIFVIDVAGGDDIPRKGGPGVTTADLLVVNKTDLAPYVGSDLARMAADAKAQRAELPVVFQSLRSGPGVTDVAAWVRAQLAAWTARA, from the coding sequence ATGCACCTCGACCACGACCACACCCACGACGGCCCCGGCGCCGTCAGCGCCGACGCCCTCCGGCCCGACGGCAGCCGCCGGGCCCTGCGGATCGGACTCGGCGGGCCCGTCGGGTCCGGGAAGACCGCCACCGTCGCCGCGCTGTGCCGCGCCTTGCGGGACGAGTTGTCCCTCGCGGTCGTCACCAACGACATCTACACCCGCGAGGACGCCGAGTTCCTGCTCCGGGAGGCCGTACTGCCGCCCGAGCGGATCTCCGCGGTGGAGACGGGAGCCTGCCCGCACACCGCGATCCGGGACGACATCTCCGCCAACCTGGAAGCGGTGGAGGACCTGGAGGACGCGGTGGGGCCGCTGGACCTGGTCCTCGTGGAGTCCGGTGGGGACAACCTCACCGCGACCTTCTCCAAGGGGCTCGTCGACGCGCAGATCTTCGTGATCGACGTGGCGGGGGGCGACGACATCCCGCGCAAGGGCGGTCCGGGCGTGACCACCGCCGACCTGCTCGTCGTCAACAAGACCGACCTCGCACCGTACGTCGGCTCCGACCTCGCGCGGATGGCGGCCGACGCCAAGGCACAGCGGGCCGAACTGCCGGTCGTCTTCCAGTCGCTGCGCAGCGGGCCCGGGGTGACGGATGTCGCGGCCTGGGTGCGTGCGCAGCTCGCCGCATGGACGGCACGGGCGTGA
- a CDS encoding RpiB/LacA/LacB family sugar-phosphate isomerase, with protein sequence MRISVSSDMDEPVARSLVAALRERGHEVRPHGALRPGDDPQWAVCSQAAAREVADGTADQAVVCCWTGTGASIAANKVPGVRAALCTDAYTADGARRWNDANVLALSLRLTSEPLLKEILDAWFAGEPSTDAEDRQNVDRVRLLDHGNTRR encoded by the coding sequence ATGCGGATCTCTGTTTCCTCGGACATGGACGAGCCCGTCGCCCGCTCCCTCGTGGCCGCGCTGCGCGAGAGAGGGCACGAGGTGCGCCCGCACGGCGCGCTGCGCCCCGGGGACGACCCCCAATGGGCGGTGTGCTCCCAGGCCGCGGCCCGCGAGGTCGCCGACGGGACGGCCGACCAGGCCGTGGTGTGCTGCTGGACCGGCACCGGCGCCTCGATCGCCGCGAACAAGGTGCCCGGCGTCCGGGCCGCCCTGTGCACGGACGCCTACACGGCCGACGGGGCCCGCCGCTGGAACGACGCCAACGTCCTCGCGCTCAGCCTGCGGCTCACCTCCGAGCCGCTGCTGAAGGAGATCCTCGACGCGTGGTTCGCCGGCGAGCCCAGCACGGACGCCGAGGACCGGCAGAACGTGGACCGCGTCCGGCTGCTCGATCACGGCAACACCCGCCGCTGA
- a CDS encoding C40 family peptidase, whose product MTALNRVPSLMVRAGTASALTIAAVGGSIVAPGFSSEAAAATPATKALQIAASKKGSPYKYGATGPHRFDCSGLTLYSFKKAGKKLPRTAAQQYNKTRHISAKNRKAGDLVFFHSGSSVYHVGIYAGKNKLWHAPKSGDVVRLQKIWTKSVWYGRVR is encoded by the coding sequence ATGACTGCGCTCAATCGTGTCCCGTCGCTCATGGTCCGGGCCGGTACGGCCTCGGCCCTCACCATCGCCGCCGTGGGCGGCTCGATCGTGGCTCCCGGCTTCTCCTCCGAGGCGGCGGCAGCCACACCGGCGACCAAGGCACTCCAGATAGCGGCCTCGAAGAAGGGATCGCCCTACAAGTACGGGGCCACCGGCCCGCACAGGTTCGACTGCTCGGGTCTCACGCTGTACTCGTTCAAGAAGGCGGGCAAGAAGCTCCCCCGCACGGCCGCCCAGCAGTACAACAAGACGCGCCACATCTCCGCCAAGAACCGCAAAGCCGGAGACCTGGTGTTCTTCCACTCGGGCAGCAGCGTGTACCACGTCGGTATCTACGCGGGTAAAAACAAGCTCTGGCACGCCCCCAAGAGCGGGGACGTGGTGCGGCTGCAGAAGATCTGGACCAAGAGCGTCTGGTACGGACGCGTGAGGTGA
- a CDS encoding type II toxin-antitoxin system Phd/YefM family antitoxin — protein sequence MAYEIPVTQARAELADLINRVVYGGERVVVTRHGKPLVALVSADDLRRLDETQELVEPAEEQVISAVSTVRDVASAPRERQRFGIAAEHRGADPA from the coding sequence ATGGCCTACGAGATTCCGGTGACGCAAGCCAGGGCTGAGCTCGCCGACCTGATCAACCGCGTGGTGTACGGCGGCGAGCGCGTCGTCGTCACCCGGCACGGGAAGCCCCTCGTCGCCCTCGTCTCAGCCGATGACCTGCGGCGGCTCGACGAGACCCAGGAGCTCGTGGAGCCCGCGGAGGAGCAGGTGATCAGCGCGGTCTCCACGGTCCGCGATGTCGCGTCCGCTCCTCGCGAACGGCAGCGGTTCGGGATCGCGGCGGAGCACCGGGGGGCCGACCCGGCGTAG
- a CDS encoding DUF6328 family protein: MAEHRPCTARGETPLQRADRNFVELLQELRVTQTGVQILFAFLLSLAFTSRFTSLDTVQRVTYVITLLLAVLAAALFTAPAALHRSLFQQGAKPRIVQVSSRLATTGLIVLVFAFSGSVLLVVDVTTSRAGGIAAGAATFLVCVGLWGLLPRLVRRAGLRDETQGSPGRPQATSEEPASRGPVRIPAPPRGTIRQPSGVREGAARREASARPR; this comes from the coding sequence ATGGCCGAGCACCGTCCCTGCACCGCGCGCGGCGAGACTCCGCTGCAACGCGCCGACCGGAACTTCGTCGAGCTGCTCCAGGAGCTCCGGGTCACCCAGACGGGCGTACAGATCCTCTTCGCGTTCCTGCTGTCGCTCGCGTTCACCTCGCGCTTCACGTCCCTCGACACGGTCCAGCGCGTCACCTACGTCATCACGCTGCTGCTGGCGGTCCTGGCCGCGGCCCTGTTCACCGCGCCGGCCGCGCTGCACCGCTCGCTCTTCCAGCAGGGCGCCAAGCCGCGCATCGTGCAGGTCTCCTCACGACTGGCCACCACCGGTCTGATCGTTCTGGTGTTCGCCTTCAGCGGTTCGGTCCTGCTGGTGGTCGATGTGACGACCAGTCGGGCCGGCGGCATCGCCGCGGGCGCGGCGACGTTCCTGGTCTGCGTCGGTCTGTGGGGGCTGCTCCCCCGGCTGGTGCGGCGAGCGGGGCTGCGCGACGAGACGCAGGGCAGCCCCGGACGGCCGCAAGCCACCAGCGAGGAGCCTGCGTCCCGGGGTCCCGTCCGGATCCCCGCACCGCCGCGCGGCACGATCAGGCAGCCCTCAGGGGTTCGAGAAGGAGCAGCACGCCGAGAAGCGTCAGCGCGGCCCCGGTGA
- a CDS encoding NAD-dependent epimerase/dehydratase family protein, which translates to MRRAVVIGAGGQIGRPAVEALARDGWEVTAASRGGARDESWPAEVRAVRLDREDDAALGSLIGGGCDLVVDIVAYGARHARQLTGLADRIGSAVVVSTVTVYEDGTGRGFDTMSEPGGFPQYPVPVREDQPTVPPGDATYSTGKAALESELVAAGDRLPTTLLRPAAIHGPHSPLPRELYFVKRNLDGRRRRVLAHRGESRFHTSAARNIAELIRLAAARPGSRVLNACDPQPPTVAEIGSAVDAVMGVETETVLVDGAPPSPSVGSSPWSVELPVVFDMTAAERELGYRPVVSYAESLPETIDWLTRRLSGQDWQEAFPTLARAYPDLFDYAAEDASFGA; encoded by the coding sequence ATGAGACGTGCTGTGGTGATCGGGGCCGGCGGGCAGATCGGACGGCCGGCGGTGGAGGCGCTGGCGCGGGACGGCTGGGAGGTGACGGCCGCGTCGCGCGGCGGGGCACGGGACGAGAGCTGGCCCGCCGAGGTACGGGCGGTGCGGCTGGACCGCGAGGACGACGCGGCGCTCGGCTCGCTGATCGGCGGCGGCTGCGACCTCGTGGTCGACATCGTCGCCTACGGTGCCCGGCACGCCCGGCAGTTGACCGGGCTGGCCGACCGCATCGGCTCGGCCGTGGTCGTGTCGACGGTGACGGTGTACGAGGACGGCACGGGTCGCGGCTTCGACACGATGAGCGAGCCGGGCGGCTTCCCGCAGTACCCCGTGCCCGTGCGGGAGGACCAGCCGACGGTCCCGCCGGGGGACGCCACGTACAGCACCGGCAAGGCCGCCCTGGAGAGCGAACTCGTCGCGGCGGGCGACCGGTTGCCCACGACCCTGCTGCGCCCGGCCGCGATCCACGGTCCCCACAGCCCGCTCCCCCGCGAGCTGTACTTCGTGAAACGGAACCTCGACGGCCGGCGCAGGAGGGTGCTCGCCCACCGGGGCGAGAGCCGCTTCCACACGTCGGCCGCCCGCAACATCGCCGAACTGATCCGGCTGGCGGCCGCCCGGCCCGGCTCGCGCGTGCTCAACGCCTGCGATCCGCAGCCGCCGACGGTGGCCGAGATCGGGTCTGCGGTGGACGCGGTGATGGGAGTGGAGACGGAGACCGTCCTGGTGGACGGGGCGCCGCCCTCGCCGTCCGTGGGCAGCTCGCCCTGGTCGGTGGAGCTGCCGGTGGTCTTCGACATGACCGCGGCGGAACGGGAGTTGGGCTACCGGCCGGTCGTGTCCTACGCCGAGAGCCTGCCGGAGACGATCGACTGGCTCACCCGCCGGCTGTCCGGGCAGGACTGGCAGGAGGCGTTCCCGACGCTCGCCAGGGCCTATCCCGACCTGTTCGACTATGCGGCGGAGGACGCCTCGTTCGGGGCCTGA
- a CDS encoding urease accessory protein UreD, which produces MDGTGVNSAGVRSVARIVARDDGRGGTALPLLESDGPLALRRTRASGAEARVMLVGAMSGPLGGDHFTVRARVEEGARLSVGSAAATIALPGQAKGEARYDVRLDVADQAELHWLPEQLISAQDSDLYVTTRVELAATARLVLREEQVLGRAGEEPGRLTSRLTVRVAGQVLLDQELACGPGAPGGWDGPAVLGGHRSVGQLLIVRPEFAAEPVPARALGEGASVVPLAGPAALVTAVAPDALRLRRLLDEALASLAET; this is translated from the coding sequence ATGGACGGCACGGGCGTGAACAGCGCCGGGGTGCGGTCCGTGGCGAGGATCGTCGCCCGGGACGACGGCCGGGGCGGAACCGCCCTGCCGCTGCTGGAGAGCGACGGACCGCTTGCGCTGCGGCGCACCCGGGCGAGCGGTGCCGAGGCGCGGGTCATGCTGGTCGGAGCGATGAGCGGGCCGCTCGGCGGTGACCACTTCACCGTGCGAGCCCGGGTGGAGGAGGGGGCGCGGCTGTCCGTCGGCTCGGCCGCCGCCACCATCGCCCTGCCGGGGCAGGCCAAGGGAGAGGCCCGCTACGACGTCCGGCTCGACGTTGCCGACCAGGCCGAACTGCACTGGCTGCCCGAGCAGTTGATCTCCGCACAGGACAGCGACCTGTACGTCACGACCCGCGTCGAACTCGCCGCCACGGCCCGGCTCGTGCTGCGTGAGGAGCAGGTGCTCGGACGGGCCGGTGAAGAGCCCGGGCGGCTGACGAGCCGGCTGACCGTGCGGGTCGCCGGGCAGGTCCTGCTCGACCAGGAACTGGCCTGCGGGCCCGGCGCGCCGGGCGGCTGGGACGGCCCCGCGGTGCTCGGGGGGCACCGGTCGGTCGGTCAACTCCTCATTGTGCGGCCGGAGTTCGCCGCCGAGCCGGTGCCGGCCCGGGCACTCGGGGAAGGGGCCTCGGTGGTCCCGCTCGCCGGTCCCGCCGCCCTGGTGACCGCCGTGGCACCGGACGCGCTGCGGCTGCGGCGGCTGCTGGACGAGGCGCTGGCGTCTCTCGCGGAGACCTAG
- a CDS encoding urease subunit alpha produces MPEISRAAYADLFGPTTGDRIRLADTDLLVEIEEDRSGGPGRAGDEAVFGGGKVIRESMGQARATRAEGTPDTVITGAVIIDHWGIVKADVGIRDGRITGIGKAGNPDTMDGVHPDLVIGPETEIIAGNGRILTAGAIDAHVHFICPQIADEALSSGITTLVGGGTGPAEGSKATTVTPGPWHLARMLEAMEAYPLNIGLLGKGNTVSHEAMLSQIRGGALGLKLHEDWGSTPAVIDASLTVAGQTGIQVAIHTDTLNEAGFVGDTLAAIAGRGIHAYHTEGAGGGHAPDIMTVVSEPHVLPSSTNPTRPFTVNTAEEHLDMLMVCHHLNPAVPEDLAFAESRIRPSTIGAEDVLHDLGAISIISSDSQAMGRVGEVVMRTWQTAHVMKRRRGALPGDGRADNRRVRRYVAKYTINPALAQGLAREIGSVESGKLADLVLWEPAFFGVKPQLVIKGGQIAYAQMGDANASIPTPQPVLPRPMFGAIGRAPAANSVNFVAPLAVEDGLPERLGLGKPFVAIESTRGVTKADMRENDARPDVRVDPDSFAVHIDGELVEAAPAAELPMAQRYFLF; encoded by the coding sequence ATGCCTGAGATCTCGCGTGCCGCGTACGCCGACCTGTTCGGCCCGACGACCGGCGACCGGATCCGGCTCGCCGACACCGATCTGCTGGTCGAGATCGAGGAGGATCGTTCCGGCGGGCCCGGGCGCGCCGGAGACGAGGCGGTGTTCGGCGGCGGCAAGGTCATCCGCGAGTCCATGGGCCAGGCCCGCGCCACCCGTGCGGAGGGCACCCCGGACACCGTCATCACCGGCGCTGTAATCATCGACCACTGGGGCATCGTCAAGGCCGACGTCGGCATCCGCGACGGCCGGATCACCGGCATCGGCAAGGCCGGCAACCCCGACACCATGGACGGTGTGCACCCGGACCTGGTCATCGGCCCCGAGACCGAGATCATCGCCGGCAACGGGCGGATCCTCACCGCCGGCGCGATCGACGCCCACGTGCACTTCATCTGCCCGCAGATCGCCGACGAGGCGCTGTCCTCGGGCATCACGACCCTCGTCGGCGGCGGTACGGGCCCCGCGGAGGGCTCCAAGGCCACCACCGTGACCCCCGGGCCCTGGCATCTCGCGCGGATGCTGGAGGCCATGGAGGCCTACCCGCTCAACATCGGCCTGCTCGGCAAGGGCAACACCGTCTCCCACGAGGCGATGCTGTCGCAGATCCGGGGCGGCGCACTCGGCCTGAAGCTGCACGAGGACTGGGGCTCGACCCCGGCCGTCATCGACGCCTCGCTCACCGTCGCCGGGCAGACCGGCATCCAGGTCGCCATCCACACGGACACGCTCAACGAGGCCGGGTTCGTCGGCGACACGCTCGCCGCGATCGCCGGACGGGGCATCCACGCCTACCACACCGAGGGCGCCGGCGGCGGGCACGCGCCGGACATCATGACCGTGGTCTCCGAGCCGCACGTGCTGCCGAGCTCCACGAATCCCACCCGGCCGTTCACCGTCAACACCGCCGAGGAACACCTCGACATGCTGATGGTGTGCCACCACCTCAACCCGGCCGTGCCGGAGGACCTGGCCTTCGCCGAGTCCCGGATCCGGCCGTCCACCATCGGCGCCGAGGACGTGCTGCACGACCTGGGCGCGATCTCGATCATCTCCTCCGACTCGCAGGCCATGGGGCGCGTGGGCGAGGTCGTCATGCGGACCTGGCAGACCGCGCACGTGATGAAGCGGCGCCGGGGTGCGCTGCCCGGCGACGGCCGCGCCGACAACCGGCGAGTACGCCGCTATGTCGCCAAGTACACGATCAACCCGGCGCTCGCCCAGGGCCTGGCCCGGGAGATCGGGTCGGTGGAGAGCGGCAAGCTGGCCGACCTGGTGCTGTGGGAGCCGGCCTTCTTCGGCGTCAAGCCGCAGCTCGTGATCAAGGGCGGGCAGATCGCCTACGCGCAGATGGGCGACGCCAACGCCTCGATCCCCACACCCCAGCCGGTCCTGCCGCGCCCGATGTTCGGGGCGATCGGGCGGGCGCCCGCCGCCAACTCCGTGAACTTCGTCGCGCCCCTGGCCGTCGAGGACGGGCTGCCGGAGCGGCTGGGCCTCGGGAAACCATTCGTCGCGATCGAGTCGACGCGCGGCGTCACCAAGGCCGACATGCGGGAGAACGACGCCCGGCCCGACGTACGGGTCGACCCCGACAGCTTCGCCGTGCACATCGACGGGGAGCTGGTCGAGGCGGCGCCGGCGGCCGAACTGCCCATGGCCCAGCGGTACTTCCTGTTCTGA
- a CDS encoding LysE family translocator yields MDAQLIAFTGVAAGMVAMPGADFTVVVRNALVSRRAGVACALGIAGGLLLHTALAVAGVAAVLAAVPALFRALQLLGGGYVLYLGARTLWSLRGHRAVVAETTGTASSAVRPLRQGFVTNALNPKAPITFLSLLPQFVPASGPALPRTLLLALIVVVLALLWFPAVALLVDRLGRRLREPRAARAVEGVTGAALTLLGVLLLLEPLRAA; encoded by the coding sequence ATGGACGCACAACTCATCGCCTTCACCGGGGTGGCGGCGGGCATGGTCGCGATGCCGGGCGCCGACTTCACGGTGGTCGTGCGCAACGCCCTGGTCTCCCGCCGGGCCGGCGTGGCCTGCGCGCTCGGCATCGCGGGCGGGCTGCTCCTGCACACCGCGCTGGCCGTTGCGGGGGTCGCCGCGGTCCTGGCCGCCGTGCCCGCGCTGTTCCGGGCGCTCCAGCTGCTGGGCGGCGGCTACGTCCTGTACCTGGGAGCGCGGACGCTGTGGTCACTGCGCGGGCACCGTGCCGTGGTCGCCGAAACCACGGGGACCGCTTCGTCCGCCGTGCGTCCCTTGCGGCAGGGCTTCGTCACGAACGCCCTGAACCCGAAGGCGCCCATCACCTTCCTCAGCCTGCTGCCGCAGTTCGTGCCCGCGAGCGGTCCCGCGCTGCCCCGGACGCTGCTGCTGGCGCTGATCGTGGTGGTCCTCGCCCTGCTGTGGTTCCCGGCCGTGGCGCTGCTGGTGGACCGACTCGGCCGCCGGCTGCGGGAGCCGCGTGCCGCGCGGGCCGTCGAGGGGGTCACCGGGGCCGCGCTGACGCTTCTCGGCGTGCTGCTCCTTCTCGAACCCCTGAGGGCTGCCTGA
- a CDS encoding lysophospholipid acyltransferase family protein, whose amino-acid sequence MFYYLLKYVLLGPLLRLVFRPRIEGLEHVPSEGAAIIAGNHLSFSDHFLMPAVLKRRITFLAKAEYFTGPGIKGRLTASFFRSAGQIPVDRSGKDAGQAAIREGLGVLGKDELLGIYPEGTRSHDGRLYKGKVGVAVMALKAGVPVIPCAMIGTFEAQPPGKVIPNIHPVVIRFGKPLDFSRYAGMENEKAILRAVTDEIMYAILSLSEQEYVDQYAAVVKAEEAAAAKERKFPRLPLS is encoded by the coding sequence TTGTTCTACTACCTGCTGAAATACGTGCTGCTGGGACCGCTGCTGAGACTGGTGTTCCGGCCTCGAATAGAAGGCCTGGAGCACGTTCCTTCGGAGGGCGCCGCCATCATCGCCGGCAATCACCTGTCCTTCTCGGACCACTTCCTGATGCCCGCGGTCCTCAAGCGGCGCATCACCTTCCTCGCCAAGGCCGAGTACTTCACGGGCCCCGGCATCAAGGGCCGGCTGACGGCGTCGTTCTTCCGCAGCGCCGGGCAGATCCCCGTCGACCGCTCCGGCAAGGACGCCGGGCAGGCCGCGATCCGCGAAGGCCTCGGCGTGCTGGGCAAGGACGAGTTGCTCGGCATCTACCCGGAGGGCACGCGCTCGCACGACGGCCGGCTCTACAAGGGCAAGGTCGGCGTCGCGGTCATGGCCCTCAAGGCCGGTGTCCCGGTCATCCCCTGCGCGATGATCGGCACCTTCGAGGCCCAGCCCCCCGGCAAGGTCATCCCCAACATCCACCCCGTCGTGATCCGCTTCGGCAAGCCCCTCGACTTCTCGCGCTACGCCGGCATGGAGAACGAGAAGGCCATCCTGCGCGCCGTCACCGACGAGATCATGTACGCGATCCTCTCCCTGTCCGAGCAGGAGTACGTCGACCAGTACGCGGCCGTCGTGAAGGCCGAGGAGGCCGCCGCCGCGAAGGAGCGGAAGTTCCCGCGCTTGCCGCTCAGTTGA
- a CDS encoding urease subunit beta gives MTPGEILFADDPIVYNEGRDVTRLTVLNAADRPVQVGSHYHFAEANPGLEFDRAAARGKRLNVAAGTAVRFEPGIPVDVELVPLTGARVVPGLRGETGGALDA, from the coding sequence ATGACCCCCGGAGAGATCCTCTTCGCCGACGACCCGATTGTCTACAACGAGGGCCGCGACGTCACCCGGCTCACCGTCCTCAACGCCGCCGACCGGCCCGTACAGGTCGGCTCCCACTACCACTTCGCCGAGGCCAACCCCGGTCTGGAGTTCGACCGCGCCGCCGCGCGCGGCAAGCGGCTGAACGTCGCCGCCGGCACGGCCGTGCGCTTCGAACCCGGGATCCCCGTCGACGTCGAACTCGTACCGCTGACCGGCGCCCGCGTCGTGCCCGGTCTGCGCGGGGAGACCGGAGGTGCCCTCGATGCCTGA